The following are encoded together in the Glycine max cultivar Williams 82 chromosome 8, Glycine_max_v4.0, whole genome shotgun sequence genome:
- the LOC121175238 gene encoding U-box domain-containing protein 14-like codes for MRVETRDPLAPLLFDLAAKGLTGLMRSLIALWCESNGIELPKRQGNCRTKKCGGSSLSDCDRTAIGALLDKLTSNDIEQQRAAAGKKDAATALIKLLCEGTPTGCWGGMVDEALAIMAILASHHEGRVAIGQAKPIHILVEVIRTGSPRNRENVVAVLWSLCTGDPLQLKLAKEHGTEAALQELSENGTDRAKRKLEAYWNSCSEWKG; via the exons ATGAGGGTTGAGACAAGAGACCCTTTGGCTCCATTACTCTTTGACTTAGCGGCTAAAGGACTAACAGGGCTAATGAgg AGTTTGATTGCTTTGTGGTGTGAAAGCAACGGTATTGAGCTACCAAAGAGGCAAGGAAACTGTAGAACAAAGAAATGTGGTGGCAGCAGTCTTTCAGATTGTGATCGAACTGCTATTGGTGCTTTATTGGATAAACTAACGAGTAACGATATAGAACAACAAAGGGCAGCTGCTGGTAAGAAGGATGCTGCTACTGCTCTAATAAAGTTACTTTGTGAAGGTACTCCTACAG GATGCTGGGGTGGAATGGTAGATGAAGCACTAGCTATTATGGCAATCCTTGCAAGCCACCATGAAGGCAGGGTAGCGATCGGTCAGGCCAAGCCAATTCATATTCTTGTTGAGGTTATACGAACCGGCTCTCCACGCAATCGAGAGAATGTTGTTGCTGTCTTGTGGTCACTATGCACCGGAGATCCACTGCAATTAAAACTAGCGAAAGAACATGGAACAGAAGCAGCACTGCAGGAGTTGTCAGAAAATGGAACTGATAGAGCTAAGAGAAAGTTGGAAGCATATTGGAACTCTTGCAGCGAATGGAAGGGTTGA